In a genomic window of Leptospira hartskeerlii:
- a CDS encoding cyclic nucleotide-binding domain-containing protein, whose amino-acid sequence MISSNNRVRVYWDILVFVCIFWASLESPLRIVISYDQNLLLTGIYFFIDSVFALDIIWNCITPEYKDGKWVILRSQVIRDYLRSWFILDLIAAFPFEYATFKIFGVQQSQHPYLYLFLGITRILKVFRISDILHRINLAFQPTPGTLRLVLFGFWVTLVAHWCAVGWLYMDDLQDYQTGKSEYIRALYWTVTTIATVGYGDITPSTDVQRIYTIFVMMLGAGVYATVIGNIASILGNLDITKAAQMKKMAQVDSFLKARNIQADMRRRVRDYYMYIIDRGWGEDESQLLNDLPLSLRKEVKIQLHRSLLEKVPFLKGADPALVASLVFSLTPTIFLKGDTVFKRGEKGDCLYILSEGSVDILGSDDKSILLSLQEGQFFGELALVTDEPRSATVLATSTCEIYTLSKSAFDHSLEKFSEFRSAIEESVSNLKK is encoded by the coding sequence ATGATAAGCTCGAATAATCGCGTTAGAGTATATTGGGATATACTTGTATTCGTATGTATATTTTGGGCTTCTTTGGAGTCTCCTCTTCGGATCGTTATTTCTTACGACCAAAATCTTCTTCTTACAGGTATTTATTTCTTCATAGATTCAGTCTTTGCATTAGATATCATATGGAATTGTATTACTCCTGAATACAAGGATGGTAAATGGGTTATCCTGCGCTCTCAAGTGATCCGTGATTATTTGAGATCATGGTTTATTCTGGATCTGATCGCCGCTTTCCCTTTCGAATACGCTACGTTCAAAATTTTTGGAGTACAACAGTCCCAGCATCCTTATCTATATCTGTTTTTAGGGATTACACGTATCTTAAAAGTTTTTCGGATCTCGGATATACTTCATAGGATCAATTTGGCATTCCAGCCCACGCCTGGGACCTTAAGATTGGTCCTTTTCGGTTTTTGGGTGACTTTAGTCGCTCATTGGTGTGCGGTTGGCTGGTTATACATGGATGATCTTCAGGATTATCAAACAGGTAAGTCCGAATATATTAGGGCATTGTATTGGACGGTGACCACTATCGCTACTGTAGGTTATGGGGATATTACTCCTTCTACGGATGTGCAAAGAATATATACTATATTCGTAATGATGCTCGGCGCAGGTGTATACGCGACGGTTATCGGTAATATTGCAAGTATATTAGGAAATCTAGATATTACTAAAGCCGCTCAGATGAAAAAAATGGCCCAAGTGGATTCTTTTTTGAAAGCAAGAAATATCCAAGCGGATATGCGCAGAAGAGTTAGAGATTATTATATGTACATTATAGATAGAGGGTGGGGAGAAGACGAAAGCCAACTTTTAAATGATCTCCCTTTATCCTTAAGGAAAGAAGTGAAAATACAATTGCATCGGAGTTTATTGGAGAAAGTACCTTTTCTAAAAGGAGCAGATCCTGCTTTAGTTGCAAGTTTGGTATTTTCTTTAACGCCTACGATCTTTCTAAAAGGCGATACGGTTTTTAAAAGAGGGGAGAAGGGCGATTGCCTATATATTTTGAGCGAAGGTTCTGTGGATATTTTAGGCTCCGACGATAAATCGATTTTGCTGAGCTTACAGGAAGGCCAATTCTTCGGTGAGTTGGCGTTAGTAACGGACGAGCCTAGGTCCGCAACAGTTCTGGCTACGAGCACTTGTGAAATTTATACTTTAAGCAAATCGGCTTTCGATCATTCATTGGAAAAATTTTCAGAATTCAGATCCGCTATAGAAGAGTCCGTTTCCAATTTGAAAAAATAA
- a CDS encoding 7TM diverse intracellular signaling domain-containing protein translates to MKGLFYSFLKKGGVKYSYKRVPMYLFRAFVLILCFSASPLFSEEAIPLSSQIERKRISTEVYFLEDSNKGLGIEKVSSGEYSGKFKKSDMDPLNFGQTNFDYWIRITLKNPEKTQIRKILELDYTNIDRVDFFAENTSGKQELVNSSGMAFPYPVRKVNHRNFIYSLDFQPEQTRTFYLKLNTSGGLVFPLILWNPETFYHHNADIHLGLGLYYGIMCVMILYHLLIFLSTRDISYLFFVTNIFGFFGIQLVLTGHGFQYLWSEHPDLQRNLYVVFTGICMSSLVLFAQKFLNTEENINRYLNYSLHFTWGIHALLTFSPLFLPPEFTVKVSLALSILAPSLVLIAASICFFKNYRPARYFLLAFSFLCISGMFVVLKFANLVGVSNWADDGLYIGSSMSALIFSFALADKINILKKEKEDALRKIFEAQKENLEMQKTLNDSLESLVIERTKTIEEQKLDIEAKAKLIEKDLAIAGKIQFSLLPSVLPKSHNVRIAYRCIPMLHVGGDFVDLISDRTGRALGIFICDVTGHGTGAAMVAAMVKMALADWSDYLSDPGYMLAKMRAQLMGKLNGNFVTATMITFYPESGRILIANAGHPEAILIRKANRKHETYRPSGIAINEFLSTPNYQTLKTELGKGDKLILYTDGLPEARSKGGDFYGDDRFLDLLKNFSELEPELFCNSVIGKIQHFTEEEQSSHDDMAMVVLEYLG, encoded by the coding sequence TTGAAAGGGCTATTTTATTCTTTCCTAAAGAAGGGAGGAGTAAAATATTCCTACAAACGTGTTCCAATGTACCTATTCAGGGCCTTCGTTCTAATTTTATGTTTTTCGGCCTCGCCTTTATTTTCGGAGGAGGCCATTCCCTTATCTTCTCAAATAGAACGTAAAAGAATTAGTACTGAGGTCTATTTTTTAGAAGATTCTAATAAGGGACTCGGAATAGAGAAAGTCTCTTCCGGAGAATATTCCGGAAAATTCAAAAAATCGGATATGGATCCTCTGAACTTCGGGCAGACTAACTTCGATTATTGGATTAGGATAACTCTTAAAAACCCAGAAAAGACACAGATCCGAAAAATTTTAGAACTAGATTATACGAATATTGATCGAGTGGATTTTTTTGCGGAGAATACTTCCGGCAAACAAGAGTTAGTCAATTCCAGCGGGATGGCTTTTCCTTATCCTGTTCGAAAAGTAAATCACAGAAACTTCATCTACAGCTTAGATTTCCAACCGGAACAGACACGCACTTTTTATCTGAAGTTGAACACGAGCGGCGGTTTGGTCTTCCCGCTGATACTATGGAATCCCGAGACATTCTATCATCATAATGCAGATATTCATTTAGGTCTCGGATTGTATTACGGGATCATGTGTGTGATGATCCTTTATCATTTATTGATATTCTTATCTACTCGGGATATCAGTTATCTATTTTTTGTGACTAATATTTTCGGATTTTTCGGGATACAATTGGTACTTACCGGTCATGGATTCCAATATCTTTGGTCGGAACATCCTGATCTTCAGAGGAATTTGTACGTAGTCTTTACCGGAATATGTATGTCTTCCTTGGTTTTATTCGCCCAAAAGTTTTTGAATACGGAAGAGAATATAAATCGTTATTTGAATTATTCTCTGCATTTCACTTGGGGCATTCATGCTCTCCTGACTTTTTCTCCTTTGTTTTTACCTCCTGAGTTTACGGTTAAAGTAAGTCTCGCTTTGAGTATCCTTGCTCCTTCTTTAGTCTTAATCGCCGCTTCTATTTGCTTTTTCAAAAATTACAGGCCTGCTAGGTACTTTTTATTAGCGTTCAGCTTCTTGTGTATTTCAGGGATGTTCGTGGTTTTAAAATTCGCGAATCTTGTGGGAGTTTCCAATTGGGCGGATGATGGATTGTATATCGGCTCTTCTATGTCTGCATTAATATTCTCGTTTGCATTGGCTGATAAGATCAACATTCTCAAAAAAGAGAAAGAAGACGCGCTACGCAAGATTTTCGAGGCTCAGAAAGAAAATCTGGAAATGCAAAAAACTCTCAACGATTCTTTGGAATCCTTGGTGATCGAAAGAACCAAAACAATAGAAGAGCAAAAGCTGGATATAGAAGCTAAGGCGAAGTTGATCGAAAAAGACTTAGCGATCGCAGGTAAGATCCAATTTTCACTTCTTCCTTCCGTTCTTCCTAAATCGCATAATGTAAGAATCGCATATAGATGTATTCCTATGCTCCATGTAGGTGGAGACTTTGTAGATCTGATCTCTGATCGGACAGGCAGGGCTTTAGGGATCTTTATCTGCGACGTGACTGGTCATGGAACTGGAGCTGCTATGGTTGCCGCCATGGTAAAGATGGCTCTTGCGGATTGGTCAGACTATTTAAGCGACCCTGGATATATGCTAGCAAAAATGAGGGCCCAGCTCATGGGAAAATTGAATGGAAATTTTGTGACTGCGACCATGATTACATTCTATCCGGAATCAGGACGAATACTGATCGCAAACGCAGGACATCCGGAAGCAATATTGATCCGTAAAGCGAATCGAAAACATGAGACTTATCGCCCCTCCGGGATTGCGATCAATGAGTTCTTATCCACTCCTAATTACCAAACCTTGAAGACCGAATTGGGCAAGGGTGATAAACTTATTCTTTATACGGACGGTCTTCCGGAAGCAAGATCTAAAGGAGGCGATTTTTACGGAGATGATAGATTTTTAGATCTACTCAAAAACTTTTCCGAATTAGAGCCAGAGCTGTTTTGTAATTCAGTGATCGGAAAGATCCAACATTTCACTGAAGAAGAACAAAGTTCTCATGACGACATGGCAATGGTAGTTCTGGAATATTTAGGTTAA
- a CDS encoding SRPBCC domain-containing protein: MNPQTIVTSIEIQASPEKIWSIFTDFSKFPSWNPFLKRILGKPVQGGTIIVFDYYFTGVYLPTKALIYELTNSKSISWKGAFPLFFKYMFAGDHRFTFEKITPGRTKFSHTAILTGIMPSVFSSHIQTAVRNSHIKMNQKLKELSENNF; this comes from the coding sequence ATGAATCCTCAAACAATCGTCACCTCGATAGAAATCCAGGCATCCCCTGAAAAAATTTGGAGTATTTTTACCGACTTCTCCAAGTTTCCTTCCTGGAATCCTTTCTTAAAGAGGATTCTCGGCAAACCGGTGCAAGGCGGAACGATTATTGTTTTCGATTATTATTTTACGGGAGTGTATCTACCGACCAAGGCATTGATATACGAACTCACCAATTCTAAATCCATATCTTGGAAAGGTGCCTTTCCACTCTTTTTCAAATACATGTTTGCCGGAGATCATCGTTTCACTTTCGAAAAGATCACTCCCGGTCGCACCAAATTTAGCCACACTGCAATCTTAACCGGGATTATGCCTAGTGTATTTAGTTCGCATATCCAAACCGCAGTACGCAATTCACATATCAAAATGAATCAAAAATTAAAAGAGTTAAGCGAAAACAATTTCTAA
- a CDS encoding 7TM diverse intracellular signaling domain-containing protein, giving the protein MNCKSFILYIIFSTLFASSSLFAVDKIRVSKDIERLPLGKSVYYLEDPERKLTFEDISKPDAEPKFIKSDKDSLDFGQLNYNYWFRLTFENDTPESVSKLVEINYSNIDIVQFYKPNSDGTYSKEESGMLFPFSARSFKNRNFVYQIELQPGQQKTYYLMTWTSGGLNIPLTLWDKETFSQYNADVQHGLGLYYGVMIVMILYNIFIFFSVRDVSYFYYVCYILGFLGIQLVLTGHGFQYLWPAFPFLQRNFYVVFTGICMASVLLFTKRFLNTKENVPKWLDKSMKALIVAHGFIMLTPLVLPPEITVKLALVLTLPVLIFIPAATVISFMKKFRPARYFLLAFTVLTVSGTVVVLRFINVLGSTFLTEYGLYLGSTMEVILLSIALADRINIMKKEKEEAQAKTLEMQKILTESYARFVPKDFLANLGKDSILDVRLGDQIQKEMAVLFSDIRSFTTLSEQMTPAENFNFINSYLSRMSPIIQRHNGFIDKFIGDAIMALFQRNVIDAVSAGVEMQRYLKEYNEHRNRQGYIPIQIGVGIHSGSLMLGTIGAEERLEGTVISDTVNLASRIESLTKVYGSRIAVSESTIEEVKKDGKFHFRFLDRVKVKGKQRPVSVYEVFDGDEPQYQDLKLKTKESYEKGVKAFYSNSFEDAKQQFENVISIFPDDKATQLYLKRLYPVTHERKLEEVEE; this is encoded by the coding sequence ATGAATTGTAAAAGTTTTATTCTCTATATCATTTTCTCCACGTTATTCGCGAGTTCTTCTTTATTCGCTGTAGATAAGATCCGCGTTAGTAAGGATATTGAACGATTACCTTTGGGTAAGTCTGTATATTATCTCGAAGATCCCGAAAGAAAATTAACCTTCGAAGACATCTCTAAGCCCGACGCGGAACCCAAGTTTATCAAGTCCGATAAGGATTCTTTGGATTTTGGTCAGTTAAATTATAATTATTGGTTTCGACTAACTTTCGAAAACGATACTCCCGAATCTGTTTCCAAACTTGTAGAGATCAATTATAGTAATATAGATATAGTACAATTTTATAAACCGAATTCTGACGGTACATATTCTAAGGAAGAAAGTGGGATGCTTTTTCCCTTCTCTGCCAGAAGTTTCAAAAATAGAAATTTCGTTTATCAGATAGAGTTGCAGCCTGGACAACAAAAAACTTACTATTTAATGACTTGGACAAGTGGAGGTTTGAATATTCCGCTTACTCTTTGGGATAAGGAAACATTCTCTCAATACAATGCCGACGTTCAACATGGTTTAGGTTTATATTATGGAGTGATGATCGTAATGATCCTCTATAATATTTTCATCTTCTTCTCGGTAAGAGATGTGAGTTATTTTTACTATGTGTGTTATATTCTTGGATTTCTTGGAATACAGTTGGTTCTAACCGGACATGGATTCCAATATTTATGGCCTGCATTTCCCTTTTTGCAAAGGAATTTTTACGTGGTCTTTACAGGGATCTGTATGGCCTCGGTTCTGCTATTCACGAAAAGGTTTTTAAATACTAAGGAGAATGTTCCGAAGTGGCTGGATAAATCTATGAAAGCGTTGATCGTCGCTCATGGATTCATCATGCTGACTCCTTTGGTTTTACCTCCTGAGATTACCGTAAAATTAGCATTAGTTTTGACCCTTCCTGTTCTGATATTCATTCCCGCCGCTACAGTGATCAGCTTCATGAAGAAATTCCGTCCTGCACGTTATTTTCTCTTGGCGTTCACGGTTCTTACAGTTTCAGGAACCGTAGTGGTTCTTCGGTTTATTAATGTTTTAGGATCTACCTTCCTGACAGAATACGGATTGTATTTGGGTTCCACTATGGAAGTCATTCTTCTTTCTATCGCTTTGGCGGATCGTATTAATATTATGAAGAAGGAGAAAGAAGAAGCTCAGGCAAAAACTTTGGAGATGCAAAAGATCCTAACAGAGTCTTATGCCAGATTCGTTCCGAAAGACTTTTTGGCTAACTTAGGAAAGGACTCCATTCTGGATGTGAGATTAGGAGATCAGATCCAGAAAGAGATGGCAGTTCTATTCAGCGATATTCGTTCCTTTACTACGTTGTCCGAACAGATGACGCCAGCCGAAAATTTTAATTTTATCAATTCTTATTTAAGCAGGATGAGTCCCATTATTCAAAGGCATAACGGGTTTATCGATAAGTTTATAGGCGATGCAATTATGGCACTGTTTCAGAGAAACGTAATAGACGCAGTATCTGCCGGCGTCGAGATGCAAAGATATCTGAAAGAATATAACGAACATAGGAATCGCCAAGGTTACATTCCTATTCAGATCGGAGTCGGCATACATTCCGGTTCTTTAATGTTAGGAACGATAGGCGCGGAAGAAAGGTTAGAAGGTACAGTAATTTCAGACACAGTCAACCTGGCTTCTAGAATAGAAAGTCTCACCAAGGTATATGGATCAAGGATTGCGGTCAGCGAAAGTACAATCGAAGAAGTTAAAAAGGACGGAAAATTCCATTTCCGCTTTTTGGACAGAGTGAAAGTAAAAGGAAAACAAAGACCTGTTTCTGTTTATGAAGTGTTTGACGGAGATGAACCCCAATACCAGGATCTGAAATTAAAAACTAAAGAATCCTACGAAAAAGGTGTAAAGGCATTTTATTCTAACTCATTCGAGGATGCAAAACAACAGTTTGAGAATGTAATATCGATCTTTCCGGATGATAAGGCTACTCAACTTTACTTAAAACGTTTGTACCCTGTAACTCACGAACGCAAATTAGAAGAAGTAGAGGAATAA
- a CDS encoding sensor histidine kinase has protein sequence MKSKHNVLIFIPSLIGTLVLFGWLLDIEILKRPRASMVAMNPMSALSFVFVGFALYLNLNRPDSNTSRYIIRLIALFVLLVGLSKLYSIISGFDLGMDKILFTEKIAKDIIKGVPNRMAPNTAFDFVVIGSAVFLSSFRKEVLSSISNYLCILVLLIGLFSVIGYVYQVQEFYGILSYIPMAIHTAISFIFCSFALLLINGQAGFMKVFTSKSSGGILARVLIPFLIIVPVLFGYVRIYLNKFNPVSLELGVGFLMTGIILTFFVLVWFVATQLERSDIARTDAERKLSELNHELEKLVSARTMDLFKSENRFRTIIEQFPYPVLTYDPEGICTGANFAWEEMWNARRDVLVDYNILKDPQIKEAGFFPFVEKAFNGEPAISEPFPYDPKLIGSLGRERWLQMVLYPVKNTAGSILEVIVVHQDVTASKEAENEIRLLNNELEERVRVRTEQLVLANKELESFSYSISHDLRAPIRGISGFTQILMEDYGVNFDAEGKRIIGKIIENAKQMGQLVDDLLEFSRLGRTELAEREISMKELAATVYKELINLEPGREIHFEIQDIPNVRADQPAVRQLWVNLISNAIKYTKKAESPIIQIGSTESEEGTVFYVKDNGAGFNMQYYHKLFGVFQRLHSNSDFEGTGVGLAIVKRIASRHGGKVWAESKEGEGAIFYFTLPGQNDKSKSQSQK, from the coding sequence TTGAAAAGTAAACATAACGTATTAATTTTTATTCCATCCTTGATCGGAACTTTAGTTCTATTCGGCTGGTTATTGGATATTGAGATCTTAAAACGACCCAGGGCTTCAATGGTCGCCATGAATCCGATGTCCGCACTATCTTTCGTATTCGTCGGATTTGCGCTATATCTCAACTTAAATCGGCCTGACTCGAATACTTCTCGCTATATTATTCGTTTGATCGCGTTATTCGTCCTTTTAGTGGGTCTTTCTAAATTGTATTCCATCATTAGCGGATTCGATCTTGGAATGGATAAGATCCTTTTTACGGAAAAGATCGCAAAAGATATTATAAAAGGTGTTCCAAACAGAATGGCTCCGAACACCGCTTTTGACTTTGTAGTAATTGGATCTGCAGTTTTCTTGAGTTCCTTTCGAAAGGAAGTTCTAAGTTCGATCTCTAATTATCTGTGCATTTTAGTACTTTTGATAGGACTCTTTTCCGTTATAGGTTATGTATATCAGGTCCAGGAATTTTATGGAATTCTTTCCTATATTCCTATGGCGATTCACACTGCTATTAGTTTTATTTTCTGCTCTTTCGCTCTTCTCTTGATCAACGGGCAAGCCGGATTTATGAAAGTGTTTACGAGCAAAAGTTCAGGAGGGATTTTAGCTCGAGTTTTAATCCCATTTTTGATCATTGTTCCTGTCTTGTTCGGATATGTCCGTATCTATCTGAATAAATTTAATCCGGTCAGTTTGGAATTGGGAGTAGGGTTCTTGATGACAGGGATCATTCTTACTTTTTTCGTTCTGGTTTGGTTTGTGGCCACTCAATTAGAAAGATCTGATATAGCAAGAACTGATGCAGAGAGAAAACTTTCTGAGCTGAACCATGAATTGGAGAAGTTGGTCAGTGCCAGAACTATGGACCTATTCAAAAGTGAGAATAGATTTCGGACAATTATAGAACAATTCCCTTATCCTGTTCTGACTTACGATCCGGAGGGAATTTGCACAGGGGCTAATTTTGCCTGGGAAGAAATGTGGAACGCCAGAAGAGATGTATTAGTTGATTATAATATATTAAAAGATCCGCAGATAAAGGAGGCCGGATTTTTTCCTTTTGTGGAGAAGGCGTTCAATGGGGAGCCCGCAATCTCCGAACCTTTTCCTTATGATCCTAAATTAATCGGAAGTTTAGGAAGAGAACGTTGGCTGCAAATGGTACTTTATCCCGTTAAAAATACTGCCGGAAGTATCTTAGAAGTGATCGTGGTGCACCAAGATGTTACTGCAAGTAAGGAAGCGGAGAATGAGATACGTTTATTGAACAATGAATTAGAAGAAAGAGTACGGGTCCGCACAGAACAACTGGTTTTGGCAAATAAAGAACTGGAATCATTCTCTTATTCCATCTCTCACGATTTAAGGGCCCCTATCCGGGGGATCAGCGGTTTCACTCAGATCTTGATGGAAGATTACGGTGTAAATTTTGATGCTGAGGGGAAAAGGATTATAGGAAAAATTATAGAGAATGCCAAGCAGATGGGACAGTTGGTGGATGATCTTTTGGAATTTTCAAGGTTGGGCAGAACCGAACTTGCCGAGAGAGAAATTTCAATGAAGGAATTGGCCGCCACAGTATATAAAGAATTAATAAACTTAGAACCTGGAAGAGAGATCCATTTTGAAATTCAAGACATTCCTAACGTAAGAGCGGATCAACCTGCAGTGCGTCAACTCTGGGTGAATTTGATCTCAAATGCTATCAAATATACGAAAAAGGCAGAATCACCTATCATTCAAATCGGTTCTACTGAATCCGAGGAAGGAACCGTTTTTTACGTAAAAGACAACGGTGCTGGTTTCAATATGCAATACTATCATAAACTATTTGGGGTCTTCCAGAGATTACATTCTAATTCGGATTTTGAAGGAACTGGAGTTGGCCTTGCTATAGTCAAAAGGATCGCTTCCCGTCATGGTGGAAAGGTATGGGCAGAATCAAAAGAAGGAGAAGGTGCTATCTTTTATTTCACTCTGCCCGGACAGAATGATAAATCAAAGTCTCAGTCTCAAAAATAA
- a CDS encoding SDR family NAD(P)-dependent oxidoreductase, whose product MSKENRPVVFLTGAAGGIGRETATLLSEKGYLLFLTDLQKQFSDLKKFADTLGKDHIVFPCDISKAADSEKAIQECVKKFGKIDILVNNAGIMRPSKFENLTQEEIDEQIEINIIGTIRLTKLGMPSLKKSKGKLVILSSLAGIVPAPNHSIYSATKFALRGFALSLYLEWKEIGIRVSSILPGTIQSPMTKYMASRDSSPMAYINPPLPPSAVAKAIWKAIQTDKSEIYVPYSQGLLARVALLFPSLLSLIYPIMAKKGARNFESWKRKGVFD is encoded by the coding sequence ATGTCTAAGGAAAACCGCCCAGTCGTTTTTCTAACAGGAGCAGCAGGGGGGATTGGCAGGGAAACTGCGACCCTGCTTTCGGAAAAAGGATATCTTCTCTTTTTGACCGATCTTCAAAAACAATTTTCCGATCTGAAAAAGTTCGCAGATACATTAGGAAAAGATCATATTGTATTTCCTTGCGATATCTCTAAGGCTGCGGATTCGGAAAAAGCGATCCAAGAATGTGTAAAAAAATTCGGAAAGATCGACATACTAGTGAATAATGCCGGGATCATGAGGCCTTCTAAATTCGAAAACCTCACTCAAGAGGAGATAGATGAGCAAATAGAGATCAATATTATCGGCACCATTCGATTGACTAAATTGGGAATGCCTTCTCTTAAAAAATCCAAAGGTAAGCTAGTGATTTTGTCTTCTTTGGCAGGGATTGTCCCTGCTCCTAATCATTCTATTTACAGTGCGACTAAATTTGCGCTTAGAGGTTTTGCTTTAAGCTTATATTTGGAATGGAAAGAAATAGGTATACGAGTTAGTTCTATTTTGCCTGGGACCATTCAGTCTCCTATGACCAAGTATATGGCATCTAGAGATAGTTCTCCTATGGCTTATATCAATCCACCTTTGCCGCCTTCAGCAGTTGCAAAAGCAATTTGGAAAGCGATCCAAACGGATAAGTCCGAGATCTACGTTCCGTATTCTCAAGGACTGCTTGCGAGAGTTGCGTTATTATTCCCTTCTTTATTGTCTTTGATCTATCCGATCATGGCCAAAAAAGGAGCTCGAAATTTCGAATCATGGAAAAGAAAAGGGGTCTTTGACTAA
- a CDS encoding YdeI/OmpD-associated family protein — protein sequence MIPKFFKTGKEFRSWLSKNYKKESELLLGFYKTKSHKKGISYGDAIDQALCFGWIDGIRKSIDEESYSARFTPRKTGSIWSKVNIKRIQELIQEGLVQESGLQAFHSDKKKTAQYSFEQNKIELPFVYKKQFQKHTKAWEFFNGQAPYYQRTSIWWVISPKKEETRLKRLDILISDSKSQKKIDAVTWKKKEL from the coding sequence ATGATACCAAAGTTCTTTAAGACCGGAAAGGAATTCCGCTCCTGGCTTTCCAAAAATTATAAAAAAGAATCAGAACTTCTTCTTGGATTTTATAAAACAAAATCGCATAAAAAGGGAATTTCTTACGGAGATGCGATAGATCAGGCATTATGTTTCGGCTGGATAGATGGGATCAGAAAGAGTATAGATGAAGAGAGTTATTCCGCTCGTTTTACTCCTCGAAAGACCGGAAGTATTTGGAGTAAAGTTAACATAAAACGCATCCAAGAGTTGATCCAGGAAGGCTTAGTCCAGGAGTCTGGTTTGCAAGCCTTCCATTCGGATAAAAAGAAGACCGCACAATATTCATTCGAACAGAATAAGATAGAGCTGCCTTTCGTTTATAAAAAACAATTTCAGAAACACACAAAAGCCTGGGAGTTTTTTAACGGCCAAGCACCTTATTACCAGCGAACTTCCATTTGGTGGGTCATCAGTCCCAAAAAGGAGGAAACTAGACTCAAACGGTTGGATATCCTCATCTCAGACTCCAAATCCCAAAAAAAGATAGATGCAGTTACCTGGAAGAAGAAGGAACTATAA
- a CDS encoding DUF1761 domain-containing protein — MLPVIPLNYLAILVGVLANVVIGFLWFGPIFGKVWAKEMGYENMEPDNKAMIKSMVIMIIGSFLTAYVLAHSLFVWKPSSWNLPGDGPAWMYGAYAAFYTWLGFYIPMLLGSVAWESKSWKLFFINAGYNLVSLAAIGLILAVWPA; from the coding sequence ATGTTACCGGTAATACCGTTAAATTATTTAGCAATTTTGGTAGGAGTTCTCGCAAACGTAGTGATCGGATTTCTTTGGTTTGGTCCAATCTTCGGTAAGGTTTGGGCAAAAGAGATGGGTTACGAAAATATGGAACCCGATAACAAGGCGATGATAAAATCTATGGTCATCATGATTATTGGTTCTTTTTTAACAGCGTATGTTTTAGCTCATAGTTTATTTGTCTGGAAACCTTCTTCCTGGAATCTTCCCGGCGATGGACCAGCTTGGATGTATGGAGCTTACGCTGCATTTTATACTTGGCTTGGTTTTTATATACCGATGCTTTTAGGCTCTGTGGCTTGGGAATCAAAATCATGGAAATTGTTTTTTATCAATGCAGGATATAATTTGGTTTCTTTAGCAGCTATTGGTCTTATCCTCGCGGTTTGGCCTGCTTAA